The window TTTGAAGTTCGTGAACGTGCGGCTCGTAAAGGTCGTAACCCACAAACTGGTATGGAAATCGAAATTGCTGCGAGCAAAGTGCCTGCTTTCAAACCAGGTAAAGCGCTTAAAGACGCTGTAAAATAATTTTCACCGTCTAGCGTTACATAGAGCAGCCTTCAGAATTTCTGAAGGCTGCTCTTTTTAGCAATAAGAACGACATTATTTTGTATTACTATTATAGAAATAAGGAACGACATTTGAATACATATGAGTTTTCACCTAGTTGAAATGCATTTGTCGAATTAAGTAGACAGTTTTTGAACTTATCGACGAGATATGCTACGATTCACTTGGTGAAATGTAAACGAAAAACGATTTACATAGATAGAACAGAACATTTATTAAACGAAAAATAATAGAAAAACTTAATGATTCCGTTTTGGGTAATTTAGGAGGAAATAGTTTCATGACGAATGTCGATTTAAAGAAAATTGAAGAAGCAGTAAAAATGATATTAGAAGCGGTTGGTGAAGACGTTGAACGAGAAGGTTTGCTCGATACACCAAAGCGCGTTTCGAAAATGTATGCAGAAATGTTTAGCGGCTTAAAAGAAGATCCACGTGAATACTTTAATACCGTTTTCCATGAGGACCATGAAGAATTAGTTTTAGTTAAAGATATCCCGTTCTTTTCGATGTGTGAGCATCACTTAGTACCTTTTTATGGGAAAGCGCATATTGCATATATTCCAAAAGACGGGAAAGTGGCGGGGCTTAGCAAATTAGGGCGCTGCTTAGAATCGGTTGCACGTCGACCTCAATTACAAGAGCGTATTACATCCACAGTAGCTGATACAATTATGGAAATGCTGGATCCAAAAGGTGTTTATGTCATTATCGAAGCAGAACATATGTGTATGACAATGCGCGGATTAAAAAAACCTGGTGCAAAAACAATTACATCGGTTGCGCGTGGCATTTATGAGCAAGATGATGTCAAACGAAATGAAGTTATTACATTTGTGCAAATGTCTTAACTTGATTCAGCAGAAGTCCCCTACTTCTATAGATTGGGAATGAATGCTAAATATGCAACTTTATTGAGTGAGATTTTAAACCCTAGCTGAATAAAGTTAATGTCCGGCGGATGGCATCGATTTTTAAGGTGAGCTTTTCGAGCGAGTTCAAAAAAATCTGGACGCAATTACGCCGAGGCGTAATTGATTTAACGTAATTTATGTTATGATATACAAAGGAATTATGATGGTGAGGAGAAACAAACAATGGCACAAGATTATATTATCATTGAAGCAGAAGAAGATGGCGTTCACGTTATTGGATTGACACGTGGAACGGATACGAAATTTCACCATTCTGAAAAATTAGATGCTGGGGAAGTAATGATTGCACAATTTACAGATCATACATCTGCTATGAAAATTCGTGGAAAAGCAAAAATTCATTCGCAACACGGCATTGTTCAAAGTAACGGGAAGAAATAATATTTATTTTCATTCAGTTGGCTCCAAACGCCAACTGAACAATGGATATCTGGCTGAGAATATCACGTCCTGCGACAACTTCTAACTGACCTGTTACGTGCAGGCCTGAGCACAATTCAAAATCCCGACGCAATTACGCCGAGTCGTAATTGATTGAATCAACACTGAAATGGAGTAATTTCTATGAGTGCAACATACATTACACAATCTATTCAGCAATTAAAATCAAATATTTTCATGCATGTTCGTCATAGAGCGTTACTACAAAATGTCGGAGAACCAATTTTGGATAAGGAACAGTTGTTTTTTATTCAATTGCCGTTTTTAGATGGAAACTCGATTGATGATGAGCGTAAAATGAGCGCAATAACGGTTGGGATTGTTCATGCATCCCTTCTAGAACATGAAAAAATTAAAGAGCAAAACGCGACAAGCAAACAGCAACAATTAACAGTGCTTGCGGGTGATTACTATAGTGGTCGTTATTATCAATTATTAGCACAGTCAAGAAATATTCATCTCATTCAAAAATTGTCTAAAGGAATTGTCAATCGCTGTGAACAACAGATTAAAATATACGAACCTGTGACGAGACCACTTTCGGAGTGGATTGAGAGTATGAGTATTATTGAATGTGAATTAATTGAACAATATTATGAAGTATATCAATTTACACAATATAAAGATTTAATGAAAAAAACGTTAACTTTTTTACGATTGAAAGAGGAGCTTTCATTCGTTGAAAATGGTGAGAAAAGCTTTTTTAATAAGCAATTACATATTGACACGTTAAGCTCACCAACCATTCAAAATGCATTGCAAGAAGAGCTTATGAAGAGACAGGATGAATTGCATGGGATTGTGAAGCACATACCAATACAACCCGAATTAAAACAATACATTGAGCAATTGATCACTTCATAAGTGAATAAGAAAGGTTTTGAAAACATGACAAAATCGAAAGAACAACATGTTCATGAAGTATTTGAGAACATTTCAGAAAGCTACGATAAAATGAACTCTGTCATTAGTTTCCAACAACATATCAAATGGCGAAATGATACGATGAAGCGAATGGCAGTTAAAAAAGGTTCGAAATGCTTAGATGTTTGTTGTGGTACAGCAGATTGGACAATCGCATTAGCACAAGCTGCGGGTGAAGAGGGCGTTGTTAAAGGATTAGACTTTAGTCAAAACATGTTGAAAGTTGGGCAACAAAAAACGGCGGCTATACCACAAGTTGAGTTGATTCATGGGAATGCGATGGAATTGCCATTTGAAGATAACACGTTTGACTTTGTAACAATTGGATTTGGTTTGCGTAACGTCCCTGATTATTTGCAAGTGTTACGTGAAATGCACCGCGTCGTAAAGCCTGGTGGAATGGTCGTATGTTTAGAAACATCACAATCTGAAATCCCTGGTTACCGCCAACTATTCCGCTTCTATTTCAAATATATTATGCCGATATTCGGAAAGCTTTTTGCGAAAAGTTATAAAGAATATTCTTGGTTACAGGAATCTGCAAATGATTTTCCAGGTATGAAAAAATTAGCGCAAATGTTTACGGATGCGGGATTAAAAAATGTAACATATAAAGCATACAGTGGTGGGGCAGCCGCTGTGCATATGGGCTTTAAAAAAGAATAATGGTGAGAGTGGGTTTTGACGCGTGGAAAAGATGAAGCTAAAAATACTATATACTGATATTAAATCAGATATAGAAATCATCGAAAAAGAATTAGAAAAAGCGCTAAGTTCATCTTCTCACTTATTGAATGATGCCTCACTTCATTTATTGCAAGCAGGTGGAAAACGGATTCGACCGGTATTTGCGTTACTAAGTGCTAAATTTGGTGACTATAATATCGAGCGAATGAAAAATATCGCTGTTCCATTAGAATTAATCCACATGGCATCGTTAGTTCATGATGATGTGATTGATGATTCGGATATGCGTAGAGGCAGACTCACGGTGAAAGCACAGTGGAATAATCGTGTTGCGATGTATACAGGGGATTTTATTTTTGCAAGAGCATTAGAATATGTCACAATTATTGAAAATCCTCAAGCCCATCAAATTTTAGCGAGAACAATGGTTGAACTTTGTAATGGTGAAGTCATTCAAATTGAAGATAAGTTTCGTTTAAATCAAAATATTAAAGATTATTTCCGTCGTATTAAGCGTAAAACAGCACTCTTAATTGAATCGAGCTGTGAACTAGGAGCTGTCGTTAGTGGGGCAGATAAAAAAACCGTTCGTCATTTAAAACGCTATGGTTATTTTGTTGGGATGAGCTTCCAAATTATTGATGATATATTAGATTTCACGGCTACGGACAAGCAACTAGGGAAACCGGCAGGAAGCGATTTCATTCAAGGGAATATCACATTACCGATTTTATTGATGAAAGAAGATCCTCAATTAATACCGTATTTAGAGAAAGTTTCCACCGGTGAGCTATTAGAGGAAGAACGTCAAGCAATGCTGCAACTTGTACGTAAATCAAATGCGATAAAAGAAGCGACTAAAATAAGTAATTTGTATTTAAAAAAAGCTTTAGCCGAAGTAGAAAAATTACCAAATCATCCTACGAAGAAAAAACTGCGCGATATTGCCTTGGTCATGGGTAAGAGAAAATTCTAAAAATGCTAGCATTATAAAGGTTTATGCTAATATTTGTTGCAGTTTATGCGTGTCTTTGGTAATATTTATCGGTAGGTGTAAAACCTTTTACCCAAATTTAAGGAGTGTATAATAACATGGCAATCGAAAAAACATTTTTAATGGTTAAACCTGATGGCGTAGAACGTCAAGTAATCGGTGATATCGTTGACCGCTTTGAACGTCGCGGTTTCGTATTACGTGGAGCAAAATTAATGACTGCTTCTCGTGAATTAGCTGAAAATCACTATGCAGAACACGCTGAGCGTCCATTCTTCGGTGAATTAGTAGACTTCATCACTTCTGGCCCAGTATTTGGTATGGTTTGGGAAGGCGAAAACGTTATCCAATTAGCTCGTATCATGATGGGTGCTACTAAACCAGAAGATTCAGCTCCTGGTACAATCCGCGGAGACTACGCTGTAACTTTATCTCACAACGTAATCCACGGTTCTGATTCTTTAGCTTCTGCTGAGCGCGAAATAAACTTATGGTTCGGCGAAGGTTTAGCTGAGTAATTAATCTTGGTTTAACATGAATAAATAGTGTTCACTTTCAAAGTGGACACTATTTTTTTACATAAATATATATCTGAATAATGAAACTATAATGGTGGGGTAAACGTATAGTATATAACTTGAATATATTGACCCTTCATTATGAATGGGAACACCGACAAGTTTAGCTGGCAACACTTTATAAAGATGCAAGTTGATTGGAATGAAGGGGAGGCGACTCTAGCGGGAACAGCACCTTAGGAACGAAGGTTAAAACCGTCACGTCCTGTGACAATGCCTTCATGACCAACATCGTGTTGGCCTGAAAATCTACTTTTTTCGAGATATATCTCGAAAAAAGTTAGTTGGAGCCGTGCCCGCGGAAAGCGTTCGGACCAGAATGGAAATCAATCCGTCCTGTTTTGGCAATTTAAAAGAAGGTATTTTTTAATTCAACTTATATAACTAAAAGGAGAGGTTAGGATGGTTTTTTGGACTGCGATTGTTATTATTGTTGTAATGGGAATATTGACAGACACATATACGAAAAATAAAAAAATAGAGTTGAAGAGATTAGACAAGGAGATTGAATTAGAACGTCTAAAATTAGAAAACTATGATAAAGAGACAGAAAAAATGCGCTTAGAATTAGAACGTTCGAAGCAACAGCTGTTAGAAACTAGGAATCCTTCATAATTAAAGTGAATTTGTATTTCAGTTACTGCGATTATCAGCTATAATAGGCTTACGATATATGAGGGGACAGATGAGGATGTCAGATTACGAACAATTCATAGATGGCATTAAACGCAAAACAGGAATCGATTTAGCGCTCTATAAAGAGGCACAAATGAAGCGTCGACTCACTTCACTATATGAGAAAAAAGGCTATAAAGATTTTGTAGACTTTTTAAAAGCGTTAGAAAAAGATCGCGATTTAATGAATGAATTTTTAGATCGAATGACGATTAACGTTTCGGAGTTTTATCGTAATGGAAAACGTTGGGAAGTACTGCAAAACAAAATTTTCCCGAAGCTGCTTCAAACAAATAAACGACCAAAAATTTGGAGTGCAGCTTGTTCTACTGGTGAAGAGCCGTATAGCTTAGCAATGGTTTTGTCGAATCATGTACCTATATCTCAAATTGGTATATTAGCGACGGATTTAGACGAGAATGTTATTCAGAAAGCAAAACTCGCATTATATCCAGAACGCTCTTTAGCAGAAGTGCCAAAAGATGTACAAGCAAAGTACTTTGAAAAAGAGGGACTATTTTATAAAGTTAAAGACGAGATTAAACGAACAGTTACATTCAAAAAACATAATTTATTAAAGGATAACTATGAATCCAATTTTGATTTAATCGTTTGCCGAAATGTGATGATTTACTTTACGGAAGAAGCAAAAGACCAAATTTATGAAAACTTCAGTAAAGCACTGCGCCCAGGTGGTATTTTATTTGTTGGTTCGACGGAACAAATTTTTAATCCAGCACGCTATGGTTTCGAAGTTGAGGATACATTCTTTTATCGAAAAAAATAATGGCAAAAAAAATGCGCAGTATGTGTGTTGCGAAAGTTTGGAGAAGGATCCACTTTTCTAACGAATAAAAAACGCTTTTCGTACAATTTGCGAATAGGCGTTTTTTTGTTCAATTTTGCTCATACATGCACGGTATTTTACCTTGAATGTTCAGAATGTTCTAAAATAGCGAATTATCCGAATGAAAATGGTACTGATATTTATCTTGAAATATGTTATAGTGAAAAATACATACTTTAGCGAGTTGAAGGGAGAAAGTGTTTAATGCGTTATTTAACAGCAGGTGAGTCACACGGACCACAATTAACTACAATTATTGAGGGGTTACCGTCACAATTGCCGGTGACAGCAGAAAAAATAAATTATGACTTAAAACGACGACAAGGTGGACATGGCCGAGGACGTCGTATGCAAATCGAAACAGATACAGTCGAAATCGTTTCGGGCGTCCGACACGGGAAAACATTAGGCTCTCCAGTAGCACTTGTCGTAACAAATGATGACTGGAAGCATTGGACTAAAATTATGGGAGCGGCAGAATTACCAGAAGATATTGACCCAACTGAAATGAAGCGTCAAATTTCCCGTCCACGCCCAGGACATGCAGATTTAGTTGGTGGGATGAAATATGGTCACCGCGATTTACGCAATGTTTTAGAGCGTTCAAGTGCCCGTGAAACAACGGTGCGTGTGGCAGTTGGCTCTGTTGCAAAGGCGTTATTAAATGAGCTCGGAATTTCAATTGTTGCACATGTGACGGAAATCATTGGAATTAAAGCCGATACAGCGCTAGTTGAGGGGAAATCAGCAGATGAGATACGCGCGATTGTAGAAGAAGACCCTTGCTATTGTGTTGATTCAGAAGCATCGGCAAAAATGGTCGAAGCGATTGATGATGCTAAAAAAGCAGGCGATTCAATTGGTGGGATTGTCGAAGTGATTATTGAAGGATTACCAGCTGGCATTGGTTCATATGTTCATTATGATCGTAAATTAGACGCGAAATTGGCTGCAGCAATGTTAAGCATCAATGCATTCAAAGGTGTTGAATTCGGCATCGGTTTTGAAATGGCCCGTAAAAAAGGTTCAGAAGTACATGACGAAATTACTTGGGATGAGGAAAATGGTTATACACGTACGACAAACCGTCTAGGTGGTTTAGAAGGTGGTATGTCTACAGGTATGCCTATCATTGTACGTGGTGTCATGAAGCCAATTCCAACGTTATATAAACCATTACAAAGCGTGGATATTGAAACGAAGGAACCGTTTAAAGCGAGTGTCGAGCGTTCAGATAGCTGTGCAGTACCGGCAGCATCGATCGTGGCAGAACATGTTATTGCTTGGGAAATAGCGAGTGTCATTGTGGATCAATTCCACAGCGATCAATTCCCTCAATTGAAAGCACAAATTGATGCGATGCGTCAGTACACAAAGGAGTACTAATATGAAAATTCCAGTTCGTGCTGCATCTCATTCGTATGTTGTGACGATTGGGAATGGCATTTTACATGATGTAGTTCAATCACATAAAGCACTGTTTGAAAAGGCAGATAAAATAATTGTATTAACGGATGAATTAGTTTGGGCGGCACAAAGGGAATATTTTGAAGCGAACTTCTCCTATACCTTTGACGTGCTCGTGATGCCAGCAGGAGAGCAATGTAAAAGCTTTGAAAATTATCAGGTGACACAAACATTTTTACTAGAAAAGAAATGTACGCGTAAATCATTAGTTATCGCATTTGGTGGGGGTGCTGTAGGAGATTTAGCGGGATTTGTTGCCGCGACCTATATGCGTGGAATCCCGTTTATTCAAGTGCCAACGACGATTTTAGCACATGACTCAGCAGTTGGTGGAAAGACAGCGATTAATCATCCGCAAGGTAAAAATATGATTGGTGCCTTTTATCAGCCACAAGCGGTTATTTATGATACGAAATTTTTAAGAAGTTTAAGTGAAAAAGAAGTTCGATCAGGAATGGCTGAAGTCGTAAAGCATGCCCTCATTTCCGACGCTGAATGGGTGGAAGAATTAGTAGAAGCCAATTCAATAACGAATTTACCAGAACAACTGCTAGGGGATTATTTAGCACAAGGTATTCAAGTGAAGGCTGACATCGTGGAACAAGATGAGACAGAGCAATCTGTGCGTAAGTATTTAAATTTAGGTCACACGTACGGCCACGCCATCGAAGCAGCTGCAGGCTATGGAAAAGTCGCACATGGTGAAGCAGTCATGATTGGTCTCATTTATTGTTTATTATTAAGTGAACGTTACGGAAAAATCGATCATGCATTTACGGAGCGATTTTTACAATTTGCAATCGACAGTGGCTATCCGTTTGAAGCGGTTTATCAATTTACATTCGAACAGCTCACGGAATATTTATTAAAAGATAAAAAGGCGGACTATGGCATATTGCAATTTGTTTTATTGGAAACGGTCGGAAAGCCATTTGTACAAAAAATTGAATTAGATGAATGTAGAGAAATTGATAATCAGCTAAGACAATTACTGTTGGAGGTGGAAGCGTGATTCGAGGAATACGTGGAGCAATTACGATTGATGAAGATAGAGCGGAGTTAGTGTGGGAAGAGACAGCTAAGCTTGTGCAAGAAGTAGTGAAACAAAATAAAGTGGATCCATCAGATATAGCTTCTGTTACAATTTCGACTACACCAGATATTCGCTCAGCATTTCCTGCGAAGTCTGTTCGTTCAATGGAAGATTGGCAATATGTTCCGATTATGTGTATGCATGAAATGGATGTACCAGGTGCACTTCCGCTTTGTATCCGTGTGTTATTACATGTCAACACACATACACCACAGCATGAAATTCATCATATTTACTTAAAAGATGCCGTTAAATTACGACCAGATTTAGTGAAATAACAGCAAATTAAGAGGAGACGGTCAACGATGAAATGGAAACAACAATTACATGGGATGAAAGCTTACCAACCAGGTAAACCAATGGAAGAAGTAAAGAAACAGTATGGATTAGATGAAGTCGTGAAATTAGCATCAAATGAAAATCCATTCGGTAGCTCACCACAAGTAAAAGCATTTTTACAATCAGATGCGTCCAATCACGCGGTTTATCCGGATGGATATGCACAAAACTTACGCACAAGCCTCGCAAATTTTTATGGGGTAGAAGAAGGAGAGTTAATTATCGGAAATGGCTCCGATGATTTAATCGCCATTATTACTCGTGCGTTATTATATCCAGGAGTGAATACGGTCATGGCCGATCCATCGTTTTCACAATACTGGCATAATGCGGAAATTGAAGGTGCAGAAGTACGTAAAATCCCTCTCAAAGATGGCGTGCATAATTTGGATGCAATGCTTGAAGCAATTGATGAAAATACATCCGTTGTGTGGGTTTGTAATCCAAATAATCCAACTGGAACAATTGTTTCGGATGAAGCATTGCGTGCATTTTTAGCGGCAGTACCAAATGATGTTTTCGTCGTATTAGATGAGGCGTACATAGAGTATGTCAATGACCCAAAATACCAAGACACATTGCATTTTTTCAGAGAGTATTCTAATTTAATTTTATTACGCACATTTTCAAAAGCGTATGGCTTAGCATCATTCCGCGTAGGATATGGCATTGCTCAAGGGGAAGTAATTGCGAAGCTTGACCCTGTTCGTGCACCATTTAACAATACAATTTTAAGTCAAAAAGTAGCCCAAGTAGCACTTGGCGACCAAGAATATATCGCAAGTTGCAGTGAAGCGAATGAAAAGGGCAAGAAGCAATTTGTTGCGTTTTGTGAAGCACAAGGGCTAAACTATTTCCCTTCTCAAACAAACTTCATCATGTTTGAAGTGAAGATGAGCAGTCAAATTGTATTTGAAGAGATGATGAAGCGTGGATTTATTATTCGTAGTGGCGCGGCACTTGGTCTAGAAGGATTTATTCGTGTAACAATTGGGACCGAGCAGCAAAATGAAAAATTCCTACAATTGCTGGCAGAAGTTTTGAAAGAGCAAGGGGTTTTTGCATGACAAGGAATGTTCTCGTAATAGGACTGGGGTTAATTGGTGGTTCTGTTGCATTAGCTTTACAAAAGGCTCCGCATACGAAAGTGTTTGGTTACGACGCACATGAGCAAACAAGAGAATTAGCGTGCACATTAAATGTTGTAAATGAAGTGGTTGAAGATCCTGCACAATTTGCTGAGCAAGCAGATGTTATTATATTTGGAACACCTGTCAATATAACACTCGACTTGATGGAACAGCTAAAAAATTGGAATTTAAAGCGCAATGTTATTATTACTGATACCGGTAGTACGAAAGCCCGTATTATGGAAAAAGCACTTGAATTAAGAGAATTAGGCATTACCTTTATTGGTGGCCACCCAATGGCAGGTTCACATAAAAGTGGTATTACGGCTGCTAAACCGTATTTATTGGAAAATGCCTATTATATGCTGACACCAACTGAAGGCGAAGAAATTGAAAAAATCGCTGCACTCGACGATTTATTAAAATTTACGCTCGGGAAAATGGTCGTAGTAGACGCCAAGGCACATGATCATATGACAGCTGTTGTCAGCCATTTCCCCCATATTGTTGCGGCCTCATTAGTCCATCAATTGAACTTTGAGAAAAAAGCATTCCCGATGACTTCCTCTTTAGCGGCTGGGGGGTTCCGTGATATAACACGTATTGCTTCCTCCAATCCGACATTGTGGCGAGATATTACGCTGCAAAATCAAAAAGAGTTAGTTGGTCAATTGGATATATGGTTAGATGAAATGGGACGGATAAGGCAGTTGCTAGAGCAAGGTGATGCGGAGGAAATTGAGCGTTATTTTGCCGATGCGAGGGATGTTCGCGACAAGTTGCCAGTTGCAAATGGGGCATTGTACATGCCATATGACTTGTATGTTGATATTCCAGACTATCCAGGGGTTATTTCTGAAGTGACCGGCTACTTGGCAAATGAAAATATTAGCATCATTAATATTCGAATTGTTGAAACGCGTGTCGATGTATTTGGTATTTTAGTGATCAGTTTCCAAACAAATGAAGACCGTGAGCGAGCTGCAAAGTGCATCATACAAAAAGCAAATTATGATACACATATATCTTAATGAACATCACATCTCGCTAAATTAACTTGCGAGATGTATTTTTTCTAGGGAGGGATTGTCATGAGTTCAAAAGTAATGAGATACAACAAGCCGGCACTTCAAGGGGAAATAACGGTACCAGGAGACAAATCGATTTCCCACAGATCCGTCATGTTTGGTTCAATCGCGCAAGGTAAGACAACCGTTTCTGGCTTTTTACTTGGGGAAGATTGTTTAAGTACAATTGACTGTTTCCAAAAACTCGGTGTCGACATACAAGTAGATGGAACGAATGTTAAGATTGAAAGTCCGGGAATGGATGATTGGAAAGAGCCGAGTGAAGTGTTATATACAGGTAATTCAGGTACAACTACTCGCCTCATGGTAGGAATTTTAGCGGGTACAAACGTGCATACTGTGATGACAGGTGATGCATCAATTGGTAAGCGTCCAATGCGTCGTGTAACGGATCCATTACGTCAAATGGGTGCACAAATTTCTGGCCGGGAAAATGGCCAATTTACACCGCTAGCAATACAGGGAACCGCTTTGCAAGCGATTGATTACACGATGCCTGTAGCAAGTGCACAAGTGAAATCGGCTGTTTTATTAGCTGGCTTACGCGCACAAGGAACAACGATTGTGCGAGAAAGTGAAGTGTCACGTGATCACACGGAACGCATGCTACGTCAATTTGGCGCGGCGATTACAGTTGAGCAAGGTGTCGTATCATTTGAAGGCGGACAGCAGCTCACAGGCACGCATGTTAACGTTCCAGGGGATATCTCTTCTGCCGCCTTCTTTTTAGTTGCAGGGGCAATTGCTAAAAATAGTCGTGTCATCTTGAAAAACGTCGGGGTGAATGAAACACGAAATGGCATCCTAGAGATACTCCAAAATATGGGTGCGAAAATGGAAATCGAAGTAGATGATGAACATGCAGCTGAACCAACAGCGACGATAACAATGACAACATCTACTTTAAAAGGAACGACCATTGAAGGGGCAATTATTCCTCGATTAATTGATGAAATACCGATTTTAGCACTATTAGCAACACAGGCAACTGGAAAAACGATTATAAAAGATGCAGAAGAATTAAAGGTAAAAGAAACGAATCGTATTGATGCAGTCGTAGCGGAATTAAAAAAACTAGGCGCACAAATTGAAGCGACGAGTGATGGCATGATTATTGAAGGACCTACAAAATTACATGGTGCAAGTTTGAAATCATATGGTGATCATCGAATCGGCATGATGGCGGCAGTTGCAGCATTAGTAACAGACGGAGCTATCGAGCTAGATGACGCACAATGCATCGCCGTATCATACCCAACGTTTTTTGAACATGTAAACGAATTGATTAACGAGTAAGCTAGATCATTTATACCTCGGCGTAATTGCATCCAGATTTTGAATTGTGCTTAGGCCTGCATGTTGCAGATCAGTTAGCCATTGTTGCTTGGATGCGACAACCGCTAACATCCTAATATTTATTCCCATAAAAATCTGTGACACCAGCCGGGGCTTAATTTTATTCAGTAAGAGTTTAAACACCCACTGATAAATCCTAAACTTGCATTTTTGACACTGCTTATAGAAGAGGGAGTTTTCTACTGAATGAAAATAAAAAGTCATTTTGATGAAGATCAGGATGGCTTTTTGCGCTACATAAATTTGGGCCTACCAATAGGGAATTATGCCAAGAATCACCGTGCCTTGAGTCATAAGTCGTTCAAATTTATATATTTGCGATAAAATCAGTTCTTTTTCTTGTGAAGCAAGAGAAGGTCATGTAGCATTATAATGAAAAAGTAGGAAAAGGTGAATGACAAGATGAATGAATTATTACAAGCAATACAAGAAGGAAACGTACAACAAATAGACCTTCTCCTAGAATCATTTTTAATAAATAGTGAACCTTCCGAGCAATATGAGATTGCGGAAGCATTGATGCATTTTGGTTTTTTAAATGAAGCAAATCGTGTTTTTGAACATTTACAATTTTTATTCCCTGAAGAAGCTCAAATTGCGATAGATAAAGCCTCAGTCCTGATTGAAATGGGCGAAGAAGACGAGGCACTTAATTTATTAATGGGGATAAGCGATGAAACACCCGAA is drawn from Solibacillus sp. R5-41 and contains these coding sequences:
- the folE gene encoding GTP cyclohydrolase I FolE — encoded protein: MTNVDLKKIEEAVKMILEAVGEDVEREGLLDTPKRVSKMYAEMFSGLKEDPREYFNTVFHEDHEELVLVKDIPFFSMCEHHLVPFYGKAHIAYIPKDGKVAGLSKLGRCLESVARRPQLQERITSTVADTIMEMLDPKGVYVIIEAEHMCMTMRGLKKPGAKTITSVARGIYEQDDVKRNEVITFVQMS
- the mtrB gene encoding trp RNA-binding attenuation protein MtrB, coding for MAQDYIIIEAEEDGVHVIGLTRGTDTKFHHSEKLDAGEVMIAQFTDHTSAMKIRGKAKIHSQHGIVQSNGKK
- a CDS encoding heptaprenyl diphosphate synthase component 1, with translation MSATYITQSIQQLKSNIFMHVRHRALLQNVGEPILDKEQLFFIQLPFLDGNSIDDERKMSAITVGIVHASLLEHEKIKEQNATSKQQQLTVLAGDYYSGRYYQLLAQSRNIHLIQKLSKGIVNRCEQQIKIYEPVTRPLSEWIESMSIIECELIEQYYEVYQFTQYKDLMKKTLTFLRLKEELSFVENGEKSFFNKQLHIDTLSSPTIQNALQEELMKRQDELHGIVKHIPIQPELKQYIEQLITS
- a CDS encoding demethylmenaquinone methyltransferase is translated as MTKSKEQHVHEVFENISESYDKMNSVISFQQHIKWRNDTMKRMAVKKGSKCLDVCCGTADWTIALAQAAGEEGVVKGLDFSQNMLKVGQQKTAAIPQVELIHGNAMELPFEDNTFDFVTIGFGLRNVPDYLQVLREMHRVVKPGGMVVCLETSQSEIPGYRQLFRFYFKYIMPIFGKLFAKSYKEYSWLQESANDFPGMKKLAQMFTDAGLKNVTYKAYSGGAAAVHMGFKKE
- the hepT gene encoding heptaprenyl diphosphate synthase component II — its product is MEKMKLKILYTDIKSDIEIIEKELEKALSSSSHLLNDASLHLLQAGGKRIRPVFALLSAKFGDYNIERMKNIAVPLELIHMASLVHDDVIDDSDMRRGRLTVKAQWNNRVAMYTGDFIFARALEYVTIIENPQAHQILARTMVELCNGEVIQIEDKFRLNQNIKDYFRRIKRKTALLIESSCELGAVVSGADKKTVRHLKRYGYFVGMSFQIIDDILDFTATDKQLGKPAGSDFIQGNITLPILLMKEDPQLIPYLEKVSTGELLEEERQAMLQLVRKSNAIKEATKISNLYLKKALAEVEKLPNHPTKKKLRDIALVMGKRKF
- the ndk gene encoding nucleoside-diphosphate kinase, coding for MAIEKTFLMVKPDGVERQVIGDIVDRFERRGFVLRGAKLMTASRELAENHYAEHAERPFFGELVDFITSGPVFGMVWEGENVIQLARIMMGATKPEDSAPGTIRGDYAVTLSHNVIHGSDSLASAEREINLWFGEGLAE
- a CDS encoding protein-glutamate O-methyltransferase CheR, encoding MSDYEQFIDGIKRKTGIDLALYKEAQMKRRLTSLYEKKGYKDFVDFLKALEKDRDLMNEFLDRMTINVSEFYRNGKRWEVLQNKIFPKLLQTNKRPKIWSAACSTGEEPYSLAMVLSNHVPISQIGILATDLDENVIQKAKLALYPERSLAEVPKDVQAKYFEKEGLFYKVKDEIKRTVTFKKHNLLKDNYESNFDLIVCRNVMIYFTEEAKDQIYENFSKALRPGGILFVGSTEQIFNPARYGFEVEDTFFYRKK
- the aroC gene encoding chorismate synthase; the protein is MRYLTAGESHGPQLTTIIEGLPSQLPVTAEKINYDLKRRQGGHGRGRRMQIETDTVEIVSGVRHGKTLGSPVALVVTNDDWKHWTKIMGAAELPEDIDPTEMKRQISRPRPGHADLVGGMKYGHRDLRNVLERSSARETTVRVAVGSVAKALLNELGISIVAHVTEIIGIKADTALVEGKSADEIRAIVEEDPCYCVDSEASAKMVEAIDDAKKAGDSIGGIVEVIIEGLPAGIGSYVHYDRKLDAKLAAAMLSINAFKGVEFGIGFEMARKKGSEVHDEITWDEENGYTRTTNRLGGLEGGMSTGMPIIVRGVMKPIPTLYKPLQSVDIETKEPFKASVERSDSCAVPAASIVAEHVIAWEIASVIVDQFHSDQFPQLKAQIDAMRQYTKEY